Proteins from a single region of Altererythrobacter sp. Root672:
- a CDS encoding YebC/PmpR family DNA-binding transcriptional regulator: MAGHSKFKNIMHRKGAQDKKRSAAFSKLSREITVAAKSGMPDPDMNPRLRLAVNNARAASMPKDNIQRAIDKASANEGDDYEEIRYEGYGPAGVALIVEALTDNRNRTATNVRTAFSKNGGNMAATGAVSHGFERMGMIEYPASAGGEEKVLEAAIEAGADDVESDEEGHTIWTGMDGMHEVAKALEASLGQAESVKLAWKPNLTVDVAEGDVQTLMKLVDALEDDDDVQAVWGNYEVSDEVMEKLS; encoded by the coding sequence ATGGCCGGCCATTCCAAATTCAAGAACATCATGCACCGCAAGGGCGCGCAGGATAAGAAGCGCTCCGCGGCCTTTTCCAAGCTCTCGCGCGAGATCACCGTCGCGGCCAAGTCGGGCATGCCCGATCCCGACATGAACCCGCGCCTGCGCCTGGCCGTCAACAACGCCCGCGCGGCCTCGATGCCCAAGGACAATATCCAGCGCGCGATCGACAAGGCCAGCGCCAACGAAGGCGATGACTACGAAGAGATCCGCTACGAAGGCTATGGCCCGGCGGGCGTGGCACTGATCGTCGAGGCGCTGACCGACAACCGCAACCGCACCGCCACCAACGTCCGCACCGCGTTCTCCAAGAACGGCGGCAACATGGCGGCGACCGGCGCCGTGAGCCACGGGTTCGAGCGCATGGGCATGATCGAATATCCCGCGAGCGCGGGCGGCGAGGAAAAGGTCCTCGAAGCCGCGATCGAGGCCGGTGCCGACGACGTCGAAAGCGACGAAGAGGGTCACACGATCTGGACCGGCATGGACGGGATGCATGAAGTCGCCAAGGCGCTCGAAGCCAGCCTCGGCCAGGCCGAAAGCGTCAAGCTGGCGTGGAAGCCCAACCTCACGGTCGATGTCGCCGAAGGCGACGTGCAGACGCTGATGAAGCTGGTCGACGCGCTCGAAGACGATGACGACGTGCAGGCCGTATGGGGCAACTACGAAGTCTCCGACGAGGTGATGGAGAAGCTCTCCTGA
- the ruvC gene encoding crossover junction endodeoxyribonuclease RuvC codes for MLILGLDPSLSCTGWGIVRSEGARLSHVAHGQVPTDPKAPMAARLHHLHDAIAAVIGAHSPDRAAVEEVFLNKNPQSTLKLAQARGAVLAACGQASLPVSEHAARLVKKAVVGTGAAEKQQVQAMLKILLPGVKIEGADAADALAVAIADAHLGGR; via the coding sequence ATGCTGATACTCGGTCTCGATCCCTCGCTGTCATGCACCGGCTGGGGGATCGTGCGCAGCGAGGGAGCGCGACTCAGCCATGTTGCGCATGGGCAGGTTCCGACCGATCCCAAGGCGCCGATGGCCGCGCGCCTGCATCACCTGCACGACGCCATTGCTGCCGTGATCGGCGCGCATTCGCCCGATCGCGCGGCGGTGGAGGAAGTGTTCCTCAACAAAAACCCGCAATCGACGCTCAAGCTGGCGCAGGCGCGCGGGGCGGTGCTCGCGGCTTGCGGGCAGGCCTCGCTCCCGGTCAGCGAACACGCCGCGCGACTGGTCAAGAAGGCGGTCGTCGGCACTGGCGCGGCGGAAAAGCAGCAGGTCCAGGCGATGCTCAAGATCCTGTTGCCAGGCGTGAAGATCGAGGGCGCCGATGCTGCCGACGCGCTCGCCGTTGCGATTGCCGACGCGCATTTGGGAGGCCGCTGA
- a CDS encoding antibiotic biosynthesis monooxygenase family protein, protein MFLVVFRNRKRADIDYAAYQADSERMLQLAQAQPGYLSFKSYVADDGEVIAMSEWADEAAALNWRRQVEHLEVQGRGRNDYYESYTLFACDNPRIHEFQHKARQ, encoded by the coding sequence ATGTTTCTCGTCGTATTCCGCAACCGCAAGCGCGCCGACATCGACTACGCCGCCTATCAGGCGGACTCCGAGCGGATGCTGCAACTGGCACAGGCTCAGCCCGGATACCTCTCGTTCAAGAGCTACGTCGCCGACGATGGCGAGGTGATCGCGATGTCCGAATGGGCCGACGAGGCCGCTGCCCTCAACTGGCGGCGGCAGGTCGAGCATCTCGAAGTCCAGGGCCGCGGCCGCAACGACTACTACGAGAGCTACACGCTGTTCGCCTGCGACAACCCGCGCATCCACGAATTCCAGCACAAGGCCCGGCAATGA
- a CDS encoding arsenate reductase, protein MSIEFYGIPNCDTVKKARVWLDAQGIAYTFHDYKKEGADPARLARWVEQAGWEKVLNRAGTTFKKLPDADKQDLDAAKAVTVMAANPSCIKRPVVEYPGGLLVGFKEADWAVALG, encoded by the coding sequence ATGAGCATCGAGTTCTACGGCATTCCCAACTGCGACACCGTCAAGAAGGCGCGCGTCTGGCTCGACGCGCAGGGGATCGCCTACACCTTCCATGACTACAAGAAGGAAGGTGCCGATCCGGCCAGGCTGGCGAGGTGGGTCGAGCAGGCTGGCTGGGAGAAAGTGCTCAACCGCGCCGGGACCACGTTCAAGAAGCTGCCCGACGCCGACAAACAGGACCTCGATGCCGCCAAGGCCGTGACGGTGATGGCCGCCAACCCGAGCTGCATCAAGCGGCCGGTGGTCGAGTATCCGGGCGGCCTGCTGGTCGGCTTCAAGGAAGCCGATTGGGCGGTAGCGCTCGGCTAA
- a CDS encoding GatB/YqeY domain-containing protein has protein sequence MSATELKQRLRADLKAAVQARAADEARLLRVLIAALDNAEAVPGMQDNTSSRAFGDPSGEVARLELDTAATQAILTKERHERLTAAEDYERHGQDEPAQRLRDEAELIARYLD, from the coding sequence ATGAGCGCGACCGAACTCAAGCAGCGCCTGCGCGCGGACCTCAAGGCCGCCGTGCAGGCGCGCGCCGCCGACGAAGCTCGGCTGCTGCGCGTGCTGATCGCCGCGCTCGACAACGCCGAGGCCGTGCCCGGAATGCAGGACAACACCAGCTCGCGCGCATTCGGCGACCCGAGCGGCGAGGTGGCCCGGCTAGAGCTCGACACTGCCGCGACGCAGGCGATCCTGACGAAGGAACGGCACGAGCGCCTGACCGCCGCCGAGGACTACGAACGCCACGGGCAAGATGAACCCGCCCAGCGCTTGCGCGACGAAGCGGAGCTAATCGCCCGCTATCTGGATTAG
- a CDS encoding bestrophin family protein translates to MIVRDKPTKLELAFAIRGSIVPAIAPRIGLLMLFSAVMVVLHDTLPSFPEIDAIGFTVFGIALSLFLGFRNNAAYDRWWEARKLLGGLLADLRSFAREVQMFVSDRASQEKMIRLSLAFIHLHRANLRQLPNDPQAKSLGGKLADAPHPPNAALDAIAEEAAWAYRAAQIDGFGAKALQERLGSLTQQQTACERIATTPLPYVYSLLIYRTTYLYCLLFPLALVGPAGWMTPLFVGIVAYVFLGLAEVTEDLSHPFGTTPNALPLDAICRLVEISLAPHLGEKAPQPLAAKDYYLS, encoded by the coding sequence ATGATTGTCCGCGACAAACCCACCAAGCTCGAACTCGCCTTCGCCATCCGCGGCTCGATAGTGCCCGCGATCGCCCCACGCATCGGCTTGCTGATGCTGTTCTCCGCTGTGATGGTCGTGCTCCACGACACCCTGCCGTCCTTCCCCGAGATCGACGCGATCGGCTTCACCGTATTCGGCATCGCGCTCTCGCTGTTCCTCGGCTTCCGCAACAACGCGGCCTATGACCGCTGGTGGGAGGCCCGCAAGCTGCTTGGCGGCCTGCTCGCGGACCTGCGCAGCTTCGCCCGCGAAGTGCAGATGTTCGTGAGCGACCGCGCCAGCCAGGAAAAGATGATCCGCCTCTCGCTGGCCTTCATCCACCTGCACCGCGCCAACTTGCGCCAGTTGCCCAACGACCCGCAGGCCAAATCCCTCGGTGGAAAGCTGGCCGATGCCCCCCACCCGCCAAACGCCGCGCTCGACGCGATCGCCGAAGAGGCCGCCTGGGCCTATCGCGCGGCTCAGATCGACGGCTTCGGCGCCAAGGCGCTGCAGGAGCGCCTCGGCAGCCTCACTCAGCAGCAGACCGCCTGCGAGCGCATCGCGACCACGCCGCTGCCTTACGTCTATTCGCTGCTGATCTACCGCACGACCTACCTCTATTGCCTGTTGTTCCCCCTGGCACTGGTCGGTCCGGCCGGCTGGATGACGCCGCTGTTCGTCGGCATCGTCGCCTATGTCTTCCTCGGCCTTGCCGAAGTGACCGAGGACTTGAGCCACCCGTTCGGCACCACGCCCAACGCCCTGCCGCTCGACGCGATCTGCCGCCTGGTGGAAATCAGCCTCGCCCCGCACTTGGGCGAAAAGGCGCCGCAGCCGCTGGCGGCGAAGGACTACTACCTGAGCTGA
- a CDS encoding metal-dependent hydrolase family protein, protein MRYLIAGLTALGLASTAQAETVYVTAGRLLDVERGRYVEAPLIRIEDGRVAEVSSGAAPAGATVIDLSGKTILPGLIDMHVHLDGRPEYSGYSSLQFTDRFWTVLAVENARRMLHAGFTTVRNVGDEDYNIAGVDQAIDEGWVPGPRIVNAGYALGATGGHCDETYLPPSFHAKSPGAGDGAEELRAHVREQRKYGAEVIKVCATGGVFSRNTEPGQQQLTEEELRAIADEAHFWGLKVAAHAHGAAGIKAAIRAGIDTIEHASLIDDEGIRLALQHGTWLTMDIFNTEYTQAEGQKNGVLEENLEKDRQIAQIQRDNFRRAHAAGVKMLFGTDAGIMPHETAAGQFRIMVDYGMTPIEAIRAATVNAADALGQKGEVGTLAPGAWADLVAVDGDPLADVTVLTNVSAVVKGGKLVD, encoded by the coding sequence ATGCGTTACCTGATTGCCGGGCTGACCGCCCTTGGCCTGGCCAGCACCGCCCAGGCCGAAACCGTCTACGTCACCGCCGGGCGCCTGCTCGACGTCGAGCGCGGCCGTTATGTGGAAGCGCCGCTGATCCGGATCGAGGACGGGCGGGTCGCCGAGGTCAGCAGCGGTGCCGCCCCCGCTGGCGCCACAGTGATCGACCTTTCCGGCAAGACCATCCTGCCCGGCCTGATCGACATGCACGTCCACCTCGACGGGCGTCCCGAATATAGCGGCTACAGCTCGCTGCAATTCACCGACCGGTTCTGGACCGTGCTCGCAGTCGAGAACGCGCGCCGCATGCTGCATGCCGGCTTCACCACCGTGCGCAACGTCGGTGACGAGGACTACAACATCGCCGGTGTCGACCAGGCGATCGACGAAGGCTGGGTGCCCGGCCCGCGCATCGTCAACGCCGGTTATGCGCTGGGCGCCACCGGCGGGCATTGCGACGAGACCTACCTGCCGCCGAGCTTCCACGCCAAGAGCCCCGGCGCCGGTGATGGGGCAGAGGAACTGCGCGCCCATGTGCGCGAGCAGCGCAAGTACGGCGCCGAGGTAATCAAGGTCTGCGCCACGGGCGGGGTGTTCTCGCGCAATACCGAACCCGGCCAGCAACAGCTCACCGAGGAAGAACTGCGCGCGATTGCGGACGAGGCGCACTTCTGGGGCCTCAAGGTCGCCGCGCACGCCCACGGCGCCGCCGGGATCAAGGCCGCGATCCGCGCCGGGATCGACACCATCGAGCACGCCAGCCTGATCGACGACGAGGGCATTCGCCTCGCGCTGCAGCACGGCACCTGGCTCACTATGGATATCTTTAACACCGAGTACACCCAGGCCGAGGGCCAGAAGAACGGCGTGCTGGAAGAGAACCTCGAGAAGGACCGCCAGATCGCCCAGATCCAGCGCGACAACTTCCGCCGCGCGCATGCGGCGGGCGTCAAGATGCTGTTCGGTACCGACGCTGGCATCATGCCGCACGAAACTGCGGCGGGGCAGTTCCGCATCATGGTCGACTACGGGATGACTCCCATCGAGGCGATCCGCGCGGCGACAGTCAACGCGGCTGATGCCCTGGGGCAGAAGGGCGAGGTCGGCACGCTGGCGCCGGGAGCCTGGGCTGACCTAGTGGCGGTCGACGGCGATCCGCTGGCGGACGTCACGGTGCTGACCAACGTGTCCGCCGTGGTGAAGGGCGGCAAGCTGGTCGATTGA
- the ubiG gene encoding bifunctional 2-polyprenyl-6-hydroxyphenol methylase/3-demethylubiquinol 3-O-methyltransferase UbiG, translating into MPDATVANATIRPEEAAHFAALAKDWWNPKGSSAMLHRLNPVRLAFLREAIDRHWDGNSTSMKPLAGKSALDVGCGAGLLCEPLARLGADMTGVDAAAENVEAAAIHSEGSGLDIRYMAGELSSLGLGQFDLVTSMEVIEHVADKAAFVSQLADRLAPGALMVLSTPNRTPQSRLLLIGAAEAVGMVPRGTHHWDDFATPDELRELLAEAGLTMSEPRGIAFSPMKGLHLSSDLSLNYIVTATRT; encoded by the coding sequence ATGCCCGATGCAACTGTCGCAAATGCAACCATCCGTCCGGAGGAAGCGGCGCACTTCGCTGCGCTGGCGAAAGACTGGTGGAACCCCAAGGGCAGCTCGGCCATGCTGCACCGCCTCAACCCCGTGCGCCTGGCCTTTCTGCGCGAAGCGATCGACCGCCATTGGGACGGCAATTCCACCAGCATGAAGCCGCTCGCGGGCAAGAGCGCACTCGATGTCGGTTGTGGTGCGGGTCTGCTGTGCGAGCCGCTTGCCCGGCTCGGCGCGGACATGACCGGTGTAGATGCGGCGGCTGAGAACGTCGAGGCAGCGGCAATCCACAGCGAAGGCTCCGGGCTCGACATCCGCTACATGGCAGGCGAGCTCTCCTCACTCGGCCTGGGTCAGTTCGATCTAGTCACCTCGATGGAAGTAATCGAGCACGTGGCCGACAAGGCGGCCTTCGTTTCGCAACTGGCGGACCGTCTCGCGCCCGGCGCACTGATGGTGCTTTCAACCCCAAACCGCACCCCGCAATCACGCCTGCTGCTGATCGGCGCGGCCGAGGCAGTCGGCATGGTTCCACGCGGCACCCATCACTGGGACGACTTCGCCACGCCCGACGAACTGCGCGAGCTACTCGCCGAGGCCGGCCTCACCATGAGCGAGCCGCGCGGGATCGCGTTCTCGCCGATGAAGGGCCTGCATCTCTCGAGCGACCTGTCGCTCAACTACATCGTGACCGCCACGAGGACCTAG
- a CDS encoding aspartate kinase, which produces MARIVMKFGGTSMAGTERIRRVANIVRKQQAAGHQVAVVVSAMAGETDRLVNFCREANPLYDPAEYDVVVASGEQVTSGLLALTLQAMGCKARSWLGWQMPIHTAEAHAKARIMDIDSAALVEAMDGGEIAVIPGFQGLSAENRVTTLGRGGSDTSAVAVAAAIGADRCDIYTDVDGVYTTDPRIVARARKLKYVTYEEMLELASVGAKVLQTRSVSLAMKEGVRVQVLSSFIDEDAPPADDLPGTMIVSDEEMEGSQMESQLVTGIAHDKNEARVVLTRVPDRPGAVSHIFGPLAEAAINVDMIIQNVGRDKGETDVTFTVPQADLARAQALLEDKRDTIGFNRIITDSKVAKISVVGVGMRSHAGVAATMFRALADRGINVQAISTSEIKISVLIDEDETELAVRVLHTAYGLDSDEPAE; this is translated from the coding sequence GTGGCCCGCATTGTGATGAAATTCGGCGGCACCTCTATGGCCGGGACCGAGCGCATCCGCCGCGTGGCCAATATCGTGCGCAAGCAGCAGGCCGCCGGGCACCAGGTTGCGGTGGTCGTTTCGGCGATGGCTGGCGAGACCGATCGCCTGGTCAACTTCTGCCGCGAGGCCAATCCGCTTTACGATCCGGCGGAATACGACGTCGTCGTCGCCAGCGGTGAGCAGGTCACGAGCGGCCTCCTGGCGCTGACGCTGCAAGCCATGGGCTGCAAGGCGCGTTCGTGGCTCGGCTGGCAGATGCCGATCCATACGGCTGAGGCGCACGCCAAGGCGCGCATCATGGACATCGATTCCGCGGCTCTTGTTGAGGCGATGGATGGTGGCGAGATCGCCGTCATCCCCGGCTTCCAGGGTCTTTCCGCAGAGAACCGCGTCACTACGCTCGGCCGTGGCGGTTCGGACACTTCGGCGGTCGCGGTGGCTGCGGCAATCGGCGCCGACCGGTGCGACATCTACACCGACGTGGACGGGGTCTACACCACCGATCCGCGGATCGTCGCCCGGGCGCGCAAGCTCAAATACGTTACGTACGAGGAGATGCTCGAGCTGGCGTCTGTTGGCGCGAAAGTGCTGCAGACGCGGTCGGTCAGTCTGGCGATGAAGGAAGGGGTGCGCGTGCAGGTGCTCTCCAGCTTCATCGACGAGGATGCCCCGCCGGCAGACGACCTGCCCGGCACGATGATCGTCTCCGACGAGGAAATGGAAGGTTCGCAGATGGAAAGCCAGCTGGTCACCGGCATCGCTCACGACAAGAACGAGGCCCGTGTCGTACTCACCCGCGTGCCCGACCGGCCGGGCGCCGTGTCGCACATCTTCGGCCCGCTGGCCGAAGCGGCGATCAACGTCGACATGATTATCCAGAATGTCGGCCGCGATAAGGGCGAGACGGACGTGACTTTCACCGTCCCCCAAGCCGACCTCGCCCGCGCCCAGGCGCTGCTCGAGGACAAGCGCGACACCATCGGCTTCAACCGCATCATCACCGACAGCAAGGTCGCCAAGATCTCGGTCGTGGGCGTCGGCATGCGCAGCCACGCGGGCGTCGCAGCGACGATGTTCCGTGCGCTGGCCGATCGCGGCATCAACGTGCAGGCGATCTCCACCAGCGAGATCAAGATCAGCGTGCTGATCGACGAGGACGAGACCGAGCTGGCCGTGCGCGTGTTGCACACGGCTTACGGGCTCGATTCGGACGAACCGGCGGAGTGA
- a CDS encoding HEAT repeat domain-containing protein, whose protein sequence is MEFNEIAQHLDDEIIRARDPDAFFDLSLSVFAEALARNLHVEVMNGILTQIRDNHLPITADRTSGSFIVLHRTPFSGWSVIFHNRITRYLYLSPINAIQSNIGKTDSVKVVRYRCNRPNDFSVLDRDLSITEIESVTPGKNQIVMRPGSTDILDWRPASDTGARGLTLRLNGSPLESFEWTFSRETNKAIALAPIESFESNLTTLLTLLSTCGNGETVDLVLPLLQHERHFVRWAAAQTIAAIDEEAGLKAIAKLTSDPHPEVRSLARSKESPLLGGEIIR, encoded by the coding sequence ATGGAATTCAACGAAATCGCCCAACATCTCGATGATGAGATAATTAGGGCGCGTGATCCGGACGCCTTTTTTGATCTGTCATTGAGCGTCTTTGCGGAAGCTCTGGCTCGCAACCTGCACGTCGAAGTCATGAATGGCATTTTGACTCAGATACGCGACAATCACTTACCTATTACCGCTGACCGGACGTCTGGAAGTTTCATAGTATTACATAGAACTCCGTTCAGCGGATGGTCTGTAATATTTCATAATAGAATAACTAGATATTTGTACCTATCTCCTATTAACGCCATTCAATCAAATATAGGGAAGACCGACTCTGTAAAAGTCGTTCGATATCGCTGCAATCGGCCAAATGATTTTTCTGTCCTGGATCGTGATCTTTCAATAACTGAGATTGAAAGCGTGACCCCCGGCAAAAATCAGATCGTAATGCGGCCCGGATCGACTGATATATTGGATTGGCGGCCTGCCAGTGACACGGGGGCGAGGGGTTTGACCCTTCGCCTGAATGGCTCGCCGTTAGAGTCTTTCGAATGGACCTTTTCTCGAGAGACCAACAAGGCCATTGCCCTCGCGCCAATCGAATCATTTGAAAGCAATTTGACGACTTTATTGACGTTATTATCGACATGCGGAAACGGCGAAACAGTCGATCTAGTTCTTCCTCTTCTTCAGCATGAACGTCACTTTGTTCGTTGGGCTGCTGCGCAGACGATTGCTGCCATTGACGAAGAAGCTGGCCTTAAGGCGATCGCCAAGTTGACGTCCGATCCTCATCCTGAGGTGAGGTCTTTGGCTAGATCGAAGGAAAGCCCACTCCTTGGCGGGGAGATAATTCGATGA
- a CDS encoding cupin domain-containing protein, which yields MKGFVDDIEKLTLDNTDFRRVIYTGHNIQLVLMSINPGEEIGAEVHDDRDQFFRVEGGEGIISIDGVDHAVKDDDAVIVPQGAKHNVKATGSAPLKLYTIYGPPEHIDGTVHVTCEDAHKAHEHFDGKTTE from the coding sequence GTGAAGGGGTTCGTCGACGATATCGAGAAGCTGACACTGGATAACACCGACTTCCGCCGGGTTATCTACACCGGGCACAATATCCAGCTGGTGCTGATGTCGATCAATCCCGGCGAGGAGATCGGCGCCGAAGTCCACGACGACCGCGACCAGTTCTTCCGGGTGGAAGGCGGCGAGGGGATCATCTCGATCGACGGCGTCGACCACGCGGTGAAGGACGACGATGCGGTGATCGTGCCGCAAGGGGCGAAGCACAACGTCAAGGCGACCGGCTCAGCGCCGCTCAAGCTCTACACCATCTACGGCCCGCCCGAGCATATCGACGGGACGGTGCACGTGACTTGCGAGGATGCGCACAAGGCGCACGAGCATTTTGATGGGAAGACGACGGAGTAG
- the katG gene encoding catalase/peroxidase HPI — protein MDAKTGSIDGCPMGHTGGVRSLLGRTNRDWWPEMLATEILNPNGPSNPLGEDFNYAEAFNTLDYNALKADLTALMTDSQPWWPADYGHYGPFFIRMAWHAAGTYRTADGRGGANSGQQRFAPLDSWPDNGNLDKARRLLWPIKQKYGKAISWADLFILTGNVAIESMGGPVFGFGGGRPDVFEPERDIYWGSEDKWVNEGVQTRIDLEQGLEELEGPLAAIQMGLIYVNPEGPGGNPDPLLSARDIKETFHRMAMNHEETVALTAGGHTFGKAHGNGDASLLGAAPAGGDLAAQGFGWVSSHESGGIGEHAVTSGIEGAWVNTPTEWSENYFRLLLDYDYELVHSPAGAQQWQPVNQKPEDMAPASWDPNIKVPTMMTTADMALKIDPEFRVISEKFRNDHEAFKDAFARAWFKLTHRDMGPKARYLGPEVPAEDLIWQDPVPAGTTPSEAEVSAVKAKIAASGLTVSQLIKAAWASASTYRKSDFRGGSNGARVRLAPQKDWEVNEPAILATVLGTLDGLRGSLSLADAIVLGGVVGLEKAIKDAGANVAVPFTGGRGDASEAQTDAESFAVMEPQADAFRNYLPKKLAVKTEELMLDRASLLGLSVPEMTVLVGGLRVLGANHGERGHGHFTKRSGQLTNDFFVNLLDMTNVWKAVDGSDDEEYIATDRAGGHETWRATRADLVFGSNSELRAVAEVYAEKGGQEKFVKDFVKAWTKVMDAGRF, from the coding sequence ATGGATGCGAAGACAGGCTCAATCGACGGTTGCCCGATGGGACATACGGGCGGAGTACGCAGCTTGCTTGGCCGCACCAACAGGGACTGGTGGCCCGAAATGCTGGCGACCGAGATCCTCAATCCCAACGGCCCGTCGAACCCGCTGGGTGAAGACTTCAACTATGCCGAAGCGTTCAACACGCTCGACTATAACGCGCTCAAGGCCGACCTGACCGCCCTTATGACCGACAGCCAGCCTTGGTGGCCGGCGGACTATGGCCACTACGGCCCGTTCTTCATCCGCATGGCCTGGCACGCGGCGGGAACCTATCGCACGGCCGACGGACGCGGCGGCGCCAACAGCGGGCAACAGCGCTTCGCCCCGCTCGACAGCTGGCCCGATAACGGCAACCTCGACAAGGCCCGGCGCCTGCTGTGGCCGATCAAGCAAAAGTACGGCAAGGCCATCAGCTGGGCCGACCTGTTCATCCTGACCGGCAATGTCGCCATCGAAAGCATGGGCGGCCCGGTCTTCGGCTTCGGCGGCGGCCGTCCCGACGTGTTCGAGCCAGAACGCGACATCTACTGGGGCTCGGAAGACAAGTGGGTCAACGAAGGCGTGCAGACCCGCATCGATCTCGAACAAGGCCTGGAAGAGCTCGAAGGCCCGCTCGCCGCGATCCAGATGGGTCTGATCTACGTCAACCCGGAAGGACCGGGCGGCAATCCCGATCCGCTGCTGTCAGCGCGCGACATCAAGGAAACCTTCCACCGCATGGCGATGAACCATGAGGAAACCGTCGCGCTCACGGCGGGCGGCCACACCTTCGGCAAGGCGCACGGCAATGGCGACGCCTCGCTGCTCGGCGCGGCTCCGGCTGGCGGCGATCTCGCGGCGCAGGGCTTCGGTTGGGTTTCCAGCCACGAGAGCGGCGGCATTGGCGAACACGCCGTGACCAGCGGCATCGAGGGCGCGTGGGTCAATACGCCGACGGAGTGGAGCGAGAACTACTTCCGCCTGCTGCTCGACTATGACTACGAGCTCGTCCACTCGCCCGCAGGGGCCCAGCAGTGGCAGCCGGTCAACCAGAAGCCCGAGGATATGGCACCGGCATCGTGGGATCCGAACATCAAGGTCCCGACGATGATGACCACCGCCGACATGGCGCTCAAGATCGACCCGGAATTCCGCGTAATCAGCGAGAAGTTCCGCAACGATCACGAGGCCTTCAAGGATGCCTTCGCCCGCGCCTGGTTCAAGCTGACCCACCGCGACATGGGCCCCAAGGCCCGCTATCTCGGACCGGAAGTTCCGGCCGAAGACCTGATCTGGCAGGATCCGGTTCCCGCGGGCACCACCCCTTCGGAAGCCGAGGTCAGCGCGGTGAAGGCCAAGATCGCCGCGAGCGGACTTACCGTGAGCCAGTTGATTAAGGCCGCCTGGGCCTCTGCCAGCACTTATCGCAAGTCGGACTTCCGCGGCGGCTCCAACGGCGCACGCGTTCGTCTGGCGCCGCAGAAGGACTGGGAGGTCAACGAACCGGCGATACTCGCAACGGTGCTAGGCACGCTGGACGGCCTGCGCGGCTCGCTGTCGCTGGCCGACGCGATCGTGCTCGGCGGCGTGGTTGGCCTTGAGAAGGCGATCAAGGATGCGGGCGCTAACGTGGCGGTCCCGTTCACCGGCGGCCGTGGCGACGCTTCCGAGGCGCAGACCGACGCGGAAAGCTTCGCGGTGATGGAACCGCAGGCCGATGCGTTCCGCAACTACCTGCCGAAGAAGCTGGCGGTGAAGACCGAGGAACTGATGCTCGACCGCGCCTCGTTGCTCGGCCTGTCGGTGCCGGAAATGACCGTCCTGGTCGGGGGCCTGCGTGTCCTCGGCGCCAACCACGGCGAGCGTGGGCACGGCCACTTCACCAAGCGGTCGGGCCAGCTGACGAACGACTTCTTCGTCAACCTGCTCGACATGACCAACGTGTGGAAGGCGGTCGATGGCTCGGATGACGAGGAATACATCGCCACCGACCGCGCCGGCGGCCACGAGACCTGGCGCGCGACCCGCGCCGACCTGGTGTTCGGCTCCAATTCGGAGTTGCGCGCGGTAGCCGAGGTCTATGCCGAGAAGGGCGGCCAGGAGAAGTTCGTGAAGGACTTCGTCAAGGCCTGGACCAAGGTGATGGATGCGGGCCGCTTCTAA